One Nicotiana tomentosiformis chromosome 4, ASM39032v3, whole genome shotgun sequence genomic window carries:
- the LOC138909794 gene encoding uncharacterized protein → MSKALGLGDSPVGQFGSSSYGPSEGGVIVRNRAESSLVTEVKEKQYSDPMLVHLKEGIHKHKTTTLSLGMDDGTLRYQGRLCVPNVDGLWERIMAEAHTSRYSVHPGSTKMYHDLNEVYWWNDMKRGVVDFVAKCSNC, encoded by the coding sequence atgtcaaaggcccttggcctgGGAGattcaccagttggccagtttgggagttcgtcttacggacctagtgaagggggagtgattgtgcggaatagggcggaatcatcgcttgtgacggaggtcaaggagaagcaatacagtgATCCAATGTTGGTGCATctgaaggaagggattcataaacataagactacaactctttctcttggcatggatgacggtacattacggtaccaaggacgactatgtgttccaaacgtagatggtcttTGGGAAAGGATCATGGCAGAAGcgcatacttctagatattccgtgcacccaggctctacaaaaatgtatcatgatctcaatgaagtttactggtggaatgacatgaagaggggtgtggtggactttgtggcaaaatgttcaaactgttAA